DNA from Aggregatimonas sangjinii:
ATCAGAAGGTGTTGCCCAAGTTCGATTGTAGGCCCTATGACCATTCTTTTGTTATTCAATGTAATGATATGAAAGGATTGGAAATTGCTATTCTACTGCGTGAAGGCTATACTTTACAAACCATAAAAACCCATTTAATCGGAGGTTACAGCGACCAATTTCAAAACCTTATCGAGTATGAAATAAGTAGTCCAAAGTCAGAGAAAATATATATTCTAGCGACTTACCTGGCTAAACAAACGGCTGATATAAAAATAGCGGATACTATTCGAAAAAGCCAAGTAGAAAATATTGCCAGAATCTATAAAACACTCTTAGCCCAAGGAAAGAAAAACGTAATTATTGCTGGCACATTTAACACCCCATCATATTGTGATTCATTGGCTCCCCTATTTCAAAATACCGATGCCAAAGACATCACTAAGCATTTTTCTTTTGAAGTTATTACGGATGATGGTGATGACGCAACCTACTTTCGTTTAGGCGCGTATAGAATGGGTGTAAACATCAGGCAGAAAGATTATTTGTTGTTCTCTCCAGCTCTCTTTGATCAAATGCAAAACAGCGGGCTAAATCGCAAGGCGATGTGGCCGACTAAAAAACCACAATGGTTCATTTATAAGACGGTAACCAGTAAATATACAGCCGCTAGTGAACATCCGTTGGTTTGGGGAAAAGTACTCATCTAAATATCAATATTTTGGCGATGTCATCACGTTTTTTAATGAGGTTAAAAGTTATAGCATATAGGTCAAGAGCCTTGGTCAAAATCAATTAATTTACTTTATAATCTTAAAATATTTATTATGTCAGCACCATGGAAAGATAAGCTCAAAGGAAATTGGAACGTCGCGAAAGGAAAAATTAAACAAGAGTGGGGAGACTTAACTGATGACGACCTTGATTACCAAGAAGGTAAAGAAGATGAATTGGTCGGCCGCATTCAAAAGAAGACCGGTGAGAGCAAGGAGCGTGTAAACGAATTCTTGGACAATATGAAATATTAAATTAACTTTCAACAAGATGAAATCCCGCTTTTAGCGGGATTTTTCATTATTCATGCTATTGCTCTTAATAAACATTGCATATTCACAACTGGAAAGGATATTTCCTTATTTCAGCTAAAATCCATTCCAGAAGACAAGTCAATCTTATTCGGTGTTGAAGCATCTTTGACTTTTCCAAATTTGTGTTCGACCACTATCTGTTCAACTAAGTTCTCAGGCAGTTCGTTAAGAAAATAAGTGTCTGCATCATCTGTCCTTTCACCTTTATTATTCGGTATGCTGCTTTGATGTACGGCAGATATGGAAGCAGTATTCCGGGTCATTATCAACCTGTTCTTTGCACGTGTTAGAGCAACGTAGAGAACGCGCCTATCTTCTTCAATTTCATCCAGATTATCCAATGACCATGCAGATGGAAAGGCTTTGGGTGATACATTGAGTATAATGCACACATCCGCTTCCAGTCCTTTTGCTGAATGAATCGTAGATAGGATAACATGGTCTTTATTCTCGTCAGTATTAAGCTTAGACTCACTTAGTACATTAACACCATTCATATTCTCTGAATTATCAAGCAATCCTTCCCCTATAAATTCCCCAAGGGTGGGATAACTTTTTGCAAGCAGCTTTAATACGGGAAAATCTCCTTTTCTTTTTTCATTCCAATCTCGTCTGTATCGAAATGCCAAACCTAACGACATGGCCTCATATGCGGTATCGACCATTTGACCAACGTCATTTTCCATTTTAATAGATTCGTACAACTTGGCTATTTTACTACCATCTTCCCCTGGCATAGCATTTTGAAGAATTTTCGGAATGTCCCCCTCCTCTACATTTTCAATGACCTGCTGAAGGATTCGCGATGCCCGAACTTCGCCAACTCCTTCTTGAAACGTTAAAAAACGAATCCATGCAATTTCATCATAGGGGTTGTTCACAATGCGTAACAAAGAAACCAAATCTTTAATGTGTGCCGCCTGCATAAATTTTCGACCGCCATAGGTTACGTAGGGAATCTTTCGCCTGATAAAGACAGCCTGTAATGACTTCGAATAGTATTGAGACCTGGCCAGAATTAAATGGTCCGAAAAGGTTCTATCCTCATCTGTGAAGTTTTTCAGTATTTCATCCGCGACCCAATTGGCTTCTTGCCATTCGTCACTAACATTTACAAGCTGCGGTAACTCACCTTTACCTCGAATCGATTGCAATTTCTTATTGTAATCTATCGGTGACTTTTCCAGCAGCCAATTCGATATATCCAAAATCTCTTGAGTGGAGCGATAGTTTTTTTCCAATTTATAAACCTCGGATTCAGGAACTCGTTCTTTAAAAAGGTGCACGTTCCTGAAATCAGCACCACGAAAAGAGTAGATGGACTGCGCGTCATCACCAACGCAAAATAACTTACAGATATTGACAAAAGGGTCTAACAACTCCCATTGCAGCGGATTGGTGTCCTGCATCTCATCCACTAGCAGATAGTCAAGGTGTTGCGACAGAATATCCCTCGCCTCGGGATTGGTTCGCAACTGTGTCGATACCACCAAAAGCAGATCGTCATAATCCAAATACCGTTGCTCGCCTTTTTTTTGTTGATAGGCCCTTAGTATATTCTCGACATGTGGCTTTATCGTGGAAATCTCGTAGTCAGTATCGGCGTCCTTCTTATTCTTAAAAAGTTTAACTCGAAGACTCTCTGTTAAGCTCTTTTTAGTATTTCGAGCCAACGAATAGATATCGATAAGCTGCTGCGGTTTTATACGTAGTTTGCCAAAATCTAGATTTTGGTTCCCACAAACCATTTTCATAATACTCAGCTGGTCATCAGGGTCAATTACCGTATAAGTCGCCGCACCGAAAAGATTCGGAAAGCGTACAATCAATTGGTTGCACCAAGAATGAAAAGTTGCGCCGCTCAATGAATTTCCATCTGATTTGGGCAAGGTTGCTTTGACCCTTTCCACAATTTCATTGGCGGCTTTTTTAGTAAAGGTGAGTATCTGTATTTTCGAGGGGTCTATTCCCGTTTCAATAAGATAAGCAGCCCTAGCGATAATGGTCTTGGTCTTTCCGGTTCCAGCCCCGGCAAGAACCAACAAATGTCGGCCATAGAACTCGACCGCTTTCTTTTGACCATCGTTAAGTGTATCGGGAGTATTCATAGTGCCACTAAGGTAAAATTTAAATTATTCATCGAATGCTCATCTATGTAGTAAATTAATTTCTCTTCTATGATGTTAAGCACGCAGATAACGGAATCTTTTGATGCCAAGATTAATTTGGATGCTTTTATAGAACTATTTCTTCGGGCACCATTAACTTTATGGATTTTGGGTTAGCATTTAAATAACTGGCAATGATACGCATGGTATGGTAGGTATTTTTTTTAGCTGTTAGGAATGTCTCCAGATCGATAAGGCCTTCGATGCCCTGATCCCTATCGAAAAAACCATATCCTTGGTAAAGACTGTCTTTTACCAAAACAAAGCCATGTTCACCTTCCGTACGACCCTTGCAGATAATGGCATAGTTATCCCTATTCTTATGAAGCTCCAAAATAGCACGTTTCGCTCGAATATTATAAATGGCCACGGACTCTTTTCCTTTACAGACCTTGTTACAATCTTTGATGACGTAATGGGAACAGCTCTCCGTACTGCTCTGTAATCCTGTAAACCTAGGGCATAGCATGAACTCCTCACAAATTCTCCTTAGCTTGGCAACCGCCTCCTCGCGTTTGTAATAGGTGACCGCTCCCAAATCCGCTGCGGATTTTCTATCGATGGCAAATTGAATAATTCCTTTTCTGTTCACATAGTGGATAATACAATAGGGCGCTCTCAACTTCTTTTGAGCTACGTTGAACATCGGATAGTGGTTCTGAATTTCGTCCGCTTCCAATAACAATGCGATAAGTTCGTTGCCGGTCTCTAGAAAATCTACGGTTGCGGTCGCTTGGCAAAGGTCATATTCCTTATTCTTTTTATCATAGAAATGACTGAGCACACGTTCTTTAATTCTAACGCCCTTCCCGACATAGATTATCTTTCCTTTGGCGTTTTTAAAATAGTAAACGCCTGGTCGCTGTGGAAGATTTCCGATAATTTCCCTATCGATATTTGGGGCCAGGGTGGTCTTTCTTGAATTCAGAAAAGAATCGAAAACAATACCACCATCGTCAAGGCTCATCAATCGCTGAAAGAGAATAACTGTGGCATCCGTATCACCTTCGGCGCGATGCCGGTTGATGAGTGGAATCCCCAATGTTGAGCATAGACGTCCTAAACTGTAGGAAAGTTTACCCGGCATCAACTTTTTCGCAAGTCGTACCGTACACAGTTTTTGACGATTAAAATTATAACCCAGATACCGAAATTCGGAACGCAACACCGTGTAATCAAAGGTAACATTGTGCGCTACAAAAACCGCATCTTCGGTAATCTCGATAACTTTTGCGGCTATTTCCTCGAACAGCGGGGCAGTTCGTACCATGTCATCATCAATCCCTGTTAACCCGGTTATAAAATTTGGAATTCGAACTTGTGGATTTACCAACGAAACGAACTTCTCTAAAATCTTTTCCTCGTTCATCCGAACGATACAAATCTCCGTAATACGGTTGTTCCGAATGCCCTTTCCAGCGGTTTCGATATCTACAACGACATAGTCCATTTCGTTAAAATTTTATTTCGTTCAGTAAAAATACTATAACCAATGGAATTAATCCATAATTTTGGATATATTCCATGATATTTAAAATTTAGGAGATGATGAACTACCCAAACTTGATACGTTTAGAAGAAGAAATTAAAGTTTTATTGGATTATAGATTGGTGGAATATCAATATGAGCAAGTGATTGTGGAGGCGTATTATGCAATGGATAAGACTGTTATGTGCCGTATAGAATTATTTGGCTCGGAGACTACTATAGCGCATCGTATGGCCAAATATGAAGCTGAGCTTAAGGAGGGATACTATTATGAAGCAGAGCAAAAATTAATAAATCAGATGGAGCCTAAGTCCATCAAACAAGCAAGCTGAAGATTTTGGATAATTAAAAATGGAAAGAGCGATAGTACATATGGATATGCATGATTACTACATTGCATGTGAGCGTTTGGCAAATTCATCCTTGCAGCAAATGCCCCTAATCATAGGTGGCGGAGCGAACCGGGGGACAGTTGCTGCCTGTTCCAAAGAAGCTGCCAGATTCGGGGTTCGCGTATCGATGCCCACAGGCTATGCCTTAAAGTTATGCCCAAATGCGACCGTGCTCAAAGGAGATTATGGTTCATACGCCAATAAGTCAAAGGAGCTTACCGAAATCATCAAGGAGCATGCACCGGTAGTCGAGAAATCGTCAATCCATTCGTTCTATTTGGACATTACCGGTATGGACCGATTTTTTGGCTGTTACGATTGGACTAAAGAACTTTCGGTACAAATTTCAAAGAACTCTGGTCTTGACCCATCCTGGGCATTATCGGTCAATAAAACCGTTTCAAAAATAGGAGCAGTAGATTCCACTCCCAGAACGCCAAGATTTTTGGAGCAGGATAAAGTCCAGCATTATTTAAATCCATTGCCGATACAAAGACTACCGCAAATCGGCGATACTACTTTCCAGCTGCTATCGAGGATTGGCATACGCCAAATCGGCAAAGTTTCTGAAATGCCACCCATGGTGCTACAGAAAATGCTGGGAAAGCGAGGCAACACCATTTGGCAACATGCGAACGGTATCGATAGAGAACCCGTAAAACCATATTCCGAAAAGAAAGCGGTATACATGGAACACAATTTCGAGATGGACTGTATTGACCTGCAAACCATAAAAACCCAGCTAATGGCCATGGTTGAGCAATTATGCTTCAAGCTCAGACAGGATAACCTCGTAACCGCGAAGGTCATCGTCAAGGTAAAATATAATAACCTTGATACGGAAACCAAACAATCCCGACTACCTTATACTTCGCTAGATCACATTCTAAAAAAAGAAGTGCAGCTACTGTTCTCCAAATTATACCACAGAAGAATGCGTCTAGTAAAGGTTGGTGTTCGTTTCTCCGACATCGTATCGGGTTCGCATCAAATCAATCTCTTCGAAGATACTGGTGAAATACTATCCCTATACAACGCCCTCGATTCTATTAGAAACAAGTACGGAATGAATGCCGTTGGTACTTCTTCCGCTTTTCAAAATTTCGGGACGAAATGAAGATGTTCCTCAACTGCCACTCATACCATAGCTTAAGATATGGTACAATTCCATTAGAGGAACTTGTGGAATTGGCCTCGCAGTTGGGTGTCACAACCTTGGGTCTTACCGATATCAATACGGTGACAGGCATTTACGATTTCATTCGACTGTGCGCCGCAAAAAATATCAAGCCTATTGTTGGTATTGAATTTCGAAATGATGATGAAAAGCTATATACCGGACTTGCAAAAAATATGAAAGGTATTGGTGAGCTATGTAAATTTTTGACGGAATATAATCTTAGCAAAAAACTGCTGCCAAACTTAGCGCCAAAGCTTAAGAATGCTTTCATGGTCTATCCACTCTCCAATGCTCCCGTGCGTTTGGAAAAGAATGAATTTCTTGGAGTGAATGGATATGAGGCTACCCAGTTGATAAAACCGGTCTATCAAAAATTACTGAGAAAGACAATTGCTTTTCCATCCGTGACGATTCGCAACGGGGAAGAATTCGAGCTTCATAAAACGCTTCGATGCATCGACCATAATATCCTGTTATCACAATTACCGGAGCATGCACATTGTCATCCTTTTGAAGTGATGGATACTTCAAAGACCTTAGAAAAACAATTTTCAAGATATTCCGGTATTATTCGCAATACCCAGAAATTGGCCAAACGCTGCACGTTCAAATTTGATTTCACGGTACCAAGGAATAAAAAGCTTTATACGGGTACAAAGTCCGGGGATATGCTATTGTTAAGTCAGTTGGCCGAGGACGGAATTGTTAGACGCTACGGTACAAAAAACAAGGCTGCTCAAGCTCGAATGAAAAAGGAGCTTAAAGTTATCGGTGAGCTCAACTTTACAGGGTATTTCTTAATCACTTGGGACATCGTTAGATATAGTCAGAGCAAAGGGTTTATGCATGTCGGTCGCGGAAGTGGCGCGAATAGTATTGTGAGTTACGCCCTTGGCATTACGGATATTTGCCCAATGGAGCTTGATTTATATTTTGAGCGCTTCCTGAACCAAAATAGAAAGAGTCCACCAGATTTCGATATCGATTGGTCTTGGCAAGAACGTGATGAAATTCTGGATTATATCTTTAAAAGGTTCTCACCGGGTCATGTAGCATTTTGCGGAACAATCGTGGAATTTAAACATCGTTCCATTATGCGGGAGCTTGGAAAGGTTTATGGGTTGCAAAAGGCTGAGTTGGACCAACTTTCTAGAAACGGCTTACAATCTAGCGGAACAGATTCGGTTGTTGACCGTGTAGCCAAACTTGGTGCTATGCTTCTAGGGTTCCCCAATCAAAGAAGTATGCATGCCTGCGGTGTGATCATATCCGAAGAACCTATAACCAATTTTTCAGCTTTGGAGATTAAGCCGAAGGGTTTTCCAATCGTTCAGTTTGATATGCACATTGCCGAAGATATCGGTTTCGAGAAGTTCGATATTCTTAGCCAACGCGGATTGGGGACTATAGCCAGTACGGTTGAATTGGTCAAACGAAACAAGGGCATCAGTATCGATATTGAACAAATAAATGAATTTAAGAACGATACCCAATGCAATACGAACCTAGAAATTGGAAATACTTTGGGATGCTTTTATATCGAGAGTCCGGCCATGCGTGGCCTCCTCAGAAGATTAAAATGTAATGACTATCCTACCCTTGTGGCCGCTTCGAGCATCATCCGGCCTGGGGTAGCGAAAAGTGGAATGATGAAGGAATATATTTTTCGCCACAACAACCCTAACAGCTTTGAATATTTCCATGAGGTATTTGAGGAATTTTTAGGTGACACATACGGTATTATGGTTTATCAAGAGGATGTTATTAAAATTGCCCTTCATTATGGTGGCCTTGAAGCGACATATGGTGACATTTTACGAAGGGCCATAAGTGGTAAATCCCGCTCCAAAAAAGAAATAGAAAGTCTAAAATACATGTTTTTCGAATCCTGCAAAAGATTAGGTCGTAATGAACAATTGAGCGTAGAGGTCTTTAGACAAATCGAGAGCTTTGCTGGGTACTCGTTTTGCAAGGCCCACTCCGCATCCTACGCTGTCGAAAGTTATCAGAGCCTATATTTAAAGACGTATTACGGAATAGAGTTTATGGTCTGTGCTATAAATAATGGAGGTGGTTTCTATCGTACGGAAATTTATGTCCATGAAGCCAAGCGTGCGGGGGGCAATGTTCTTGTACCCTGCGTGAACAATAGCGAACAGGAGACTATTTTGAAAGGTGAGGATATCTATCTTGGTTTCGGTCTTATAAAATCCATGGATGAAAAACTGGCTGTGCAGTTGGTTGAAGAAAGAAGAGCGAATGGCGATTATACTTCCTTGGAGAATTTTCTATCAAGAACACATATTGGTGGGGAAACTTTACAAACTTTAATATTTGTGGGTGCATTTCGGTTTACCGGAAAACCGAAGAGCGACCTTATCATCAGAGCCAAAATGTTGCAATCTAGGGAAGTATCGAAGTCGCCCACCCTTCTCATGGAAGAGCCGATACAAGAATATGAATTTCCGATAATGGAGCGTAATGGTATCGAAGATGCATTCGATGAAATAGAAATCCTTGGGTTTTCGGTTTCACGTTCTCCATTTGAACTTTTAAAAACAAAGTATCGCGGCGACATCATGAACAAACAGCTTCTTGACAATTACAAGAAAACGGTACGTATGCTCGCTTATTTGGTATCAACAAAGCAAGTGCCTACCAAAAACGGGAATATGTATTTTGGAACATGGATTGATCATGATGGAGATTATTTCGATTCGGCTCATTTTGCAACCTCTCTAAAAAAATATCCATTCAAAGGTGGTGGCTGCTATCTACTGCTAGGCCGTGTGGAAGTAGATTTCCATTTTCCAACCGTTGTGATATCCAAGATGGAAAAAATGCCCTTCGTTCCTGATCCTAGATATGAAAGCGGTACAGATCGGGATTATAAAGTACATGAAAGATTAAAGGAAGATAGAAGTATAACGCACCGAGCGCCATATCCTCAAGAGCATGAAATTGGGTTGCCACGGTCTCGGATGTCATAAGTGACTTATTATATTTGAGTAACGCAATAGGACATTACTAAACGCAAACCTATGATTGGCTGACGTACTTTAAAATATGGTCAAAATGTGTTGCGAAATCATGGGTTCCTAACAACTTCATGAAGGAAATAAATTTTATCGACCGTACTTCTGAATAAAGTCTTCTCTTAATTCGAGATAAGGTTGATAAGCCTTGGCTTCATCCCATTTGGCCTTAAAAATTCTTGCAGACTCAGCTTTTATCGGGTCCTCTACACCACGCAGCTTTTGTAGTCGACCATTACTGCCACTAACACCCTTTTTATCATCTGGTACTGGACCAATATACTTTTTACCTCCACTATAATTGGCATAACGACGAGCTCTTGTAAAACCCATCTGTAGAAATTTCCTTGCCATATCGGCCCCAATAAAATCGTTGCTGTTGATATACTCAAGAAACAGCGAATATATCATTTCCGAGGATTTCTTTGCAACCTCTGGATTTTTGAATTTCCAGTGGGGTAAGATTTCAGATTTATATGGTTCTACGGTCAGAACACCTTGTTCTCCTTTACCAATAACATATAATCCTGGCTCACTGCGCAAATCAAGATTCTTGTAGTCCAAGGTAT
Protein-coding regions in this window:
- a CDS encoding exonuclease domain-containing protein; this translates as MDYVVVDIETAGKGIRNNRITEICIVRMNEEKILEKFVSLVNPQVRIPNFITGLTGIDDDMVRTAPLFEEIAAKVIEITEDAVFVAHNVTFDYTVLRSEFRYLGYNFNRQKLCTVRLAKKLMPGKLSYSLGRLCSTLGIPLINRHRAEGDTDATVILFQRLMSLDDGGIVFDSFLNSRKTTLAPNIDREIIGNLPQRPGVYYFKNAKGKIIYVGKGVRIKERVLSHFYDKKNKEYDLCQATATVDFLETGNELIALLLEADEIQNHYPMFNVAQKKLRAPYCIIHYVNRKGIIQFAIDRKSAADLGAVTYYKREEAVAKLRRICEEFMLCPRFTGLQSSTESCSHYVIKDCNKVCKGKESVAIYNIRAKRAILELHKNRDNYAIICKGRTEGEHGFVLVKDSLYQGYGFFDRDQGIEGLIDLETFLTAKKNTYHTMRIIASYLNANPKSIKLMVPEEIVL
- a CDS encoding DUF4385 domain-containing protein, translated to MRQFDYTLDYKNLDLRSEPGLYVIGKGEQGVLTVEPYKSEILPHWKFKNPEVAKKSSEMIYSLFLEYINSNDFIGADMARKFLQMGFTRARRYANYSGGKKYIGPVPDDKKGVSGSNGRLQKLRGVEDPIKAESARIFKAKWDEAKAYQPYLELREDFIQKYGR
- a CDS encoding DNA polymerase IV, with protein sequence MERAIVHMDMHDYYIACERLANSSLQQMPLIIGGGANRGTVAACSKEAARFGVRVSMPTGYALKLCPNATVLKGDYGSYANKSKELTEIIKEHAPVVEKSSIHSFYLDITGMDRFFGCYDWTKELSVQISKNSGLDPSWALSVNKTVSKIGAVDSTPRTPRFLEQDKVQHYLNPLPIQRLPQIGDTTFQLLSRIGIRQIGKVSEMPPMVLQKMLGKRGNTIWQHANGIDREPVKPYSEKKAVYMEHNFEMDCIDLQTIKTQLMAMVEQLCFKLRQDNLVTAKVIVKVKYNNLDTETKQSRLPYTSLDHILKKEVQLLFSKLYHRRMRLVKVGVRFSDIVSGSHQINLFEDTGEILSLYNALDSIRNKYGMNAVGTSSAFQNFGTK
- a CDS encoding CsbD family protein, which translates into the protein MSAPWKDKLKGNWNVAKGKIKQEWGDLTDDDLDYQEGKEDELVGRIQKKTGESKERVNEFLDNMKY
- a CDS encoding endonuclease/exonuclease/phosphatase family protein, with product MKIATFNIQNLFHRDKSLIDVPRGKCVTDWIRELDTIMRKSSKTISEQERIRELSFLLGFEKTSPLPYAVLRRKAGLLYLKGIHHSTEIRAGHLTNWNGWIELQTKPIPPTATDNKAQVIADVNADILLLQEVEDRASLEDFNQKVLPKFDCRPYDHSFVIQCNDMKGLEIAILLREGYTLQTIKTHLIGGYSDQFQNLIEYEISSPKSEKIYILATYLAKQTADIKIADTIRKSQVENIARIYKTLLAQGKKNVIIAGTFNTPSYCDSLAPLFQNTDAKDITKHFSFEVITDDGDDATYFRLGAYRMGVNIRQKDYLLFSPALFDQMQNSGLNRKAMWPTKKPQWFIYKTVTSKYTAASEHPLVWGKVLI
- the dnaE gene encoding DNA polymerase III subunit alpha — its product is MFLNCHSYHSLRYGTIPLEELVELASQLGVTTLGLTDINTVTGIYDFIRLCAAKNIKPIVGIEFRNDDEKLYTGLAKNMKGIGELCKFLTEYNLSKKLLPNLAPKLKNAFMVYPLSNAPVRLEKNEFLGVNGYEATQLIKPVYQKLLRKTIAFPSVTIRNGEEFELHKTLRCIDHNILLSQLPEHAHCHPFEVMDTSKTLEKQFSRYSGIIRNTQKLAKRCTFKFDFTVPRNKKLYTGTKSGDMLLLSQLAEDGIVRRYGTKNKAAQARMKKELKVIGELNFTGYFLITWDIVRYSQSKGFMHVGRGSGANSIVSYALGITDICPMELDLYFERFLNQNRKSPPDFDIDWSWQERDEILDYIFKRFSPGHVAFCGTIVEFKHRSIMRELGKVYGLQKAELDQLSRNGLQSSGTDSVVDRVAKLGAMLLGFPNQRSMHACGVIISEEPITNFSALEIKPKGFPIVQFDMHIAEDIGFEKFDILSQRGLGTIASTVELVKRNKGISIDIEQINEFKNDTQCNTNLEIGNTLGCFYIESPAMRGLLRRLKCNDYPTLVAASSIIRPGVAKSGMMKEYIFRHNNPNSFEYFHEVFEEFLGDTYGIMVYQEDVIKIALHYGGLEATYGDILRRAISGKSRSKKEIESLKYMFFESCKRLGRNEQLSVEVFRQIESFAGYSFCKAHSASYAVESYQSLYLKTYYGIEFMVCAINNGGGFYRTEIYVHEAKRAGGNVLVPCVNNSEQETILKGEDIYLGFGLIKSMDEKLAVQLVEERRANGDYTSLENFLSRTHIGGETLQTLIFVGAFRFTGKPKSDLIIRAKMLQSREVSKSPTLLMEEPIQEYEFPIMERNGIEDAFDEIEILGFSVSRSPFELLKTKYRGDIMNKQLLDNYKKTVRMLAYLVSTKQVPTKNGNMYFGTWIDHDGDYFDSAHFATSLKKYPFKGGGCYLLLGRVEVDFHFPTVVISKMEKMPFVPDPRYESGTDRDYKVHERLKEDRSITHRAPYPQEHEIGLPRSRMS
- a CDS encoding ATP-dependent helicase, whose product is MNTPDTLNDGQKKAVEFYGRHLLVLAGAGTGKTKTIIARAAYLIETGIDPSKIQILTFTKKAANEIVERVKATLPKSDGNSLSGATFHSWCNQLIVRFPNLFGAATYTVIDPDDQLSIMKMVCGNQNLDFGKLRIKPQQLIDIYSLARNTKKSLTESLRVKLFKNKKDADTDYEISTIKPHVENILRAYQQKKGEQRYLDYDDLLLVVSTQLRTNPEARDILSQHLDYLLVDEMQDTNPLQWELLDPFVNICKLFCVGDDAQSIYSFRGADFRNVHLFKERVPESEVYKLEKNYRSTQEILDISNWLLEKSPIDYNKKLQSIRGKGELPQLVNVSDEWQEANWVADEILKNFTDEDRTFSDHLILARSQYYSKSLQAVFIRRKIPYVTYGGRKFMQAAHIKDLVSLLRIVNNPYDEIAWIRFLTFQEGVGEVRASRILQQVIENVEEGDIPKILQNAMPGEDGSKIAKLYESIKMENDVGQMVDTAYEAMSLGLAFRYRRDWNEKRKGDFPVLKLLAKSYPTLGEFIGEGLLDNSENMNGVNVLSESKLNTDENKDHVILSTIHSAKGLEADVCIILNVSPKAFPSAWSLDNLDEIEEDRRVLYVALTRAKNRLIMTRNTASISAVHQSSIPNNKGERTDDADTYFLNELPENLVEQIVVEHKFGKVKDASTPNKIDLSSGMDFS